A single region of the Halobacterium wangiae genome encodes:
- a CDS encoding SDR family oxidoreductase: MATTVAVTGASGGLGEAIARAFADDGATVALGSRDSDAIAALADELGGVSLRTDVRDEFDVERFMEHASKAGEESGIDVVVPCAAVYHGDAGATPLGETAYSAFDDTMRTNARGVFAAVREALPHMDADGRVLVPTGSVAREAQPGYGVYAASKAAAEGVVRQFAADCEQAVGLVDPGAVDTDLHGMGGRAPDEVAPLFTWAASVPEELDGGVLGLAEWKRSTA; the protein is encoded by the coding sequence ATGGCAACCACGGTAGCGGTGACTGGGGCGTCCGGCGGCCTCGGCGAGGCGATCGCGCGAGCGTTCGCCGACGACGGCGCGACGGTCGCACTCGGGAGCCGGGACAGCGACGCGATCGCGGCGCTCGCCGACGAACTCGGCGGCGTCTCCCTCCGCACGGACGTGCGCGACGAGTTCGACGTCGAGCGGTTCATGGAACACGCGTCGAAGGCCGGCGAGGAGTCCGGCATCGACGTCGTCGTCCCCTGCGCCGCCGTCTACCACGGCGACGCCGGTGCGACGCCGCTGGGCGAGACGGCGTACAGCGCGTTCGACGACACGATGCGTACGAACGCCCGCGGCGTGTTCGCGGCCGTCCGCGAGGCGCTCCCACACATGGACGCCGACGGCCGCGTGCTCGTTCCGACCGGCAGCGTCGCCCGCGAGGCCCAGCCCGGGTACGGCGTCTACGCGGCGTCGAAGGCGGCCGCGGAGGGCGTGGTGCGGCAGTTCGCCGCGGACTGCGAGCAGGCCGTCGGCCTCGTCGACCCGGGAGCGGTCGACACCGACCTCCACGGGATGGGTGGACGAGCCCCCGACGAAGTCGCTCCGCTGTTCACGTGGGCGGCGTCCGTCCCCGAGGAACTCGACGGCGGCGTGCTGGGACTCGCGGAGTGGAAGCGTTCGACGGCCTGA
- a CDS encoding rhodanese-like domain-containing protein: protein MNRRTFLAASTGSLAALAGCTGLFGSSSSGTVNHPGNLDTSFTANQQLPTDETPGDGYPPEYAEDTSERTVDESQFSTLSTNGETVTLVPIDVARYWHRRREARFVDARGLEQYERAHIFGAVNSPAVRGSQGGAINGWPNDDRVVCYCRCPHHLSSVRAAGLKKAGFSNVYAIDEGFGPWYDNDDPMRGTDFSDPQAAVVEGEVAARYAGENVWATHEASGQREAGPVADDGTFSLTLRFYDVDEETPIHVATPEFDVTRPLGELTTGVLTG from the coding sequence ATGAACCGCCGCACGTTCCTCGCCGCGAGCACGGGGTCGCTCGCAGCTCTCGCCGGCTGTACGGGTCTCTTCGGCTCTTCGTCGTCCGGGACCGTCAACCACCCGGGCAACCTCGACACGTCGTTCACCGCGAACCAGCAGCTCCCGACCGACGAGACGCCCGGCGACGGTTACCCGCCCGAGTACGCGGAGGACACGTCCGAGCGGACCGTCGACGAGTCCCAGTTCTCGACGCTGTCGACCAACGGCGAGACGGTCACGCTCGTCCCCATCGACGTCGCCCGCTACTGGCACCGCAGGCGGGAGGCCCGGTTCGTCGACGCCCGCGGGCTCGAACAGTACGAGCGCGCCCACATCTTCGGCGCGGTGAACAGTCCCGCAGTCCGTGGGTCCCAGGGTGGCGCCATCAACGGCTGGCCGAACGACGACCGCGTCGTCTGTTACTGCCGCTGTCCCCACCACCTCTCCTCGGTGCGGGCCGCGGGCCTCAAGAAGGCCGGCTTCTCGAACGTCTACGCCATCGACGAGGGGTTCGGGCCGTGGTACGACAACGACGACCCGATGCGGGGGACGGACTTCTCGGACCCACAGGCGGCCGTCGTGGAGGGCGAAGTCGCCGCGCGTTACGCCGGCGAGAACGTCTGGGCGACCCACGAGGCGTCCGGCCAGCGCGAAGCGGGCCCCGTCGCCGACGACGGGACGTTCTCGCTCACGCTCCGGTTCTACGACGTCGACGAGGAGACCCCGATCCACGTCGCCACGCCGGAGTTCGACGTGACGCGGCCGCTCGGGGAACTGACGACCGGCGTGCTCACCGGGTAG
- a CDS encoding DUF6159 family protein, with product MSVRRRLGTGLRLARDSLDVLRDHPNLLWFPVFAGLAGLLFLVVVLGSTFGLLPFAAAANVSDAVAFAAVAVAILGSTFVATLFTAGLMFAAREAMHGRRPSVRGGLRAAWERKWTLLAWAVVSAVVGVVVRALQESNNVGAAVVGVLFSVSWAVVTYFVVPVAVFEDEPITGLFGRSVDIVRDTWGESLGAEFGLGFVHLLLFGSVAVLAVTVAVLTSPFVGVVFVGLPLGVVAFVVASTLNGIAKVALYEYATGGDPPRYFENVDFDVGSEGGEKRSSALGGIRRGI from the coding sequence ATGTCTGTTCGTCGACGACTCGGGACCGGACTGCGGCTCGCGAGAGACAGCCTCGACGTGCTCCGGGACCACCCGAACCTGCTGTGGTTCCCGGTCTTCGCGGGGCTCGCGGGACTGCTCTTCCTCGTGGTCGTGCTCGGGAGCACGTTCGGCCTGCTCCCGTTCGCGGCCGCCGCGAACGTCTCGGACGCCGTGGCGTTCGCCGCCGTCGCGGTGGCCATCCTCGGGAGCACCTTCGTCGCGACGCTGTTCACGGCGGGCCTGATGTTCGCCGCCCGGGAGGCGATGCACGGCCGACGGCCGTCCGTGCGCGGCGGCCTGCGCGCGGCGTGGGAGCGCAAGTGGACCCTGCTCGCGTGGGCCGTCGTCAGCGCCGTCGTCGGCGTCGTCGTGCGCGCCCTCCAGGAGTCGAACAACGTCGGCGCCGCCGTCGTCGGCGTGCTGTTCAGCGTCTCCTGGGCCGTCGTCACGTACTTCGTCGTCCCCGTCGCGGTCTTCGAGGACGAACCAATCACGGGGCTCTTCGGACGGAGCGTGGACATCGTCCGGGACACGTGGGGCGAGTCCCTCGGCGCGGAGTTCGGCCTCGGCTTCGTCCACCTGCTCCTGTTCGGCAGCGTCGCCGTCCTCGCGGTCACCGTCGCGGTTCTCACCAGCCCGTTCGTCGGGGTCGTGTTCGTCGGCCTGCCGCTGGGCGTGGTCGCGTTCGTCGTCGCGTCGACGCTCAACGGCATCGCGAAGGTCGCGCTGTACGAGTATGCGACCGGCGGCGACCCGCCGCGCTACTTCGAGAACGTCGACTTCGACGTCGGTAGCGAGGGCGGCGAGAAGCGGTCGTCGGCGCTCGGCGGTATCCGGCGCGGCATCTGA
- a CDS encoding cupin domain-containing protein: MDARSLADAFDSVEETWEPRLLAELNGQHVKVARLDGEFVWHAHEDADELFYVLDGDLTIEYREDGREDAVHLGPGDLTVAPAGVEHRPVAHEETEVVLFEPAGTTNTGTAEESDRTVEDVERV, translated from the coding sequence ATGGACGCACGTTCGCTCGCGGACGCCTTCGACTCGGTCGAGGAGACGTGGGAACCGCGCCTGCTCGCGGAACTGAACGGCCAGCACGTGAAGGTCGCGCGCCTCGACGGCGAGTTCGTCTGGCACGCCCACGAGGACGCCGACGAACTGTTCTACGTGCTCGACGGCGACCTCACCATCGAGTACCGAGAGGACGGCCGGGAGGACGCCGTCCACCTCGGTCCGGGCGACCTCACCGTCGCGCCGGCGGGGGTCGAACACCGCCCGGTCGCCCACGAGGAGACGGAGGTGGTCCTCTTCGAACCGGCGGGCACGACGAACACTGGGACCGCCGAGGAGAGCGACCGGACCGTCGAGGACGTCGAACGAGTGTAG
- a CDS encoding HAD family hydrolase: MHYDAVVFDNDGVLTHPTPVEVLREATAEGFAAVGVDDPSPDHVDRMTLHVTPEGLQTVSEIYDVDPERLWYERDAAFSRRQVAEMEAGRKPLYEDYAAVGDLEVPCGIVSTNQHRTIEEILDFHDVRAHFDTHYGREMEAESLHRKKPNAHYLERALEDLAVAPERTLFVGDSTSDVEAARNAGTDAAFVWRDHRADYSLDVDPDYELDSLHDLHELPPTPEDRRSL; the protein is encoded by the coding sequence GTGCACTACGACGCAGTCGTCTTCGACAACGACGGCGTACTCACCCACCCGACGCCGGTCGAGGTGCTCCGCGAGGCGACGGCCGAGGGGTTCGCCGCGGTGGGCGTCGACGACCCGTCCCCCGACCACGTCGACCGGATGACCCTCCACGTCACCCCAGAGGGCCTCCAGACCGTCAGCGAGATCTACGACGTCGACCCAGAGCGGCTCTGGTACGAGCGCGACGCGGCGTTCTCCCGGCGGCAGGTCGCGGAGATGGAGGCCGGCCGGAAACCGCTGTACGAGGACTACGCCGCCGTCGGCGACCTCGAGGTCCCGTGTGGCATCGTCTCCACGAACCAGCACCGCACCATCGAGGAGATCCTGGACTTCCACGACGTCCGCGCGCACTTCGACACCCACTACGGCCGCGAGATGGAGGCCGAGAGCCTCCACCGGAAGAAGCCGAACGCCCACTACCTCGAACGCGCCCTGGAGGACCTGGCGGTCGCCCCGGAGCGCACGCTGTTCGTCGGCGACAGCACCAGCGACGTGGAAGCAGCCAGGAACGCGGGCACGGACGCCGCGTTCGTCTGGCGGGACCACCGCGCCGACTACTCGCTCGACGTCGACCCGGATTACGAACTCGACTCCCTCCACGACCTCCACGAACTGCCTCCGACCCCGGAGGACCGGCGAAGCCTTTAA
- a CDS encoding redox-regulated ATPase YchF, with amino-acid sequence MSYKVGLVGKPSVGKSTFFNAATMNDVPEGAYPFTTIDPAVGEAYVRVDCAAPDFGETCTPSTGFCEDGVRFVPTKLVDVAGLIPGAHEGNGLGNQFLTDLNEADVLVHVVDFSGTTDIEGERTEGHDPREDIDFLEDELDQWYLGILEKGIERYESQHMAETELETELAEQLSAFRTNADEIKQVILSLGLELDADEWDAADRTELAREIRKRTKPMVVAANKMDTPEAQANWDEITADDDYDHLEFVPVSAHAEKALKQAAEDGVVDYRPGDDDFEITGDVSDEQAAGLEAIREFVAEYGGAGVQRAVEAALFDALGVNPVFPGSANGLGTADGRVLPDVFLLPEGATAEEFAYAVHSDIGDGFLHAKDCRANRQIAADHELAPRDVVEIVSTN; translated from the coding sequence ATGAGCTACAAGGTCGGTCTCGTGGGCAAGCCCTCGGTGGGGAAGTCCACGTTCTTCAACGCGGCGACGATGAACGACGTTCCAGAGGGAGCGTACCCGTTCACGACCATCGATCCGGCGGTCGGCGAGGCGTACGTCCGCGTCGACTGTGCGGCCCCCGACTTCGGGGAGACGTGCACGCCCTCGACGGGGTTCTGCGAGGACGGTGTCCGCTTCGTGCCGACGAAACTCGTCGACGTGGCGGGGCTGATTCCCGGCGCCCACGAGGGCAACGGCCTCGGCAACCAGTTCCTCACCGACCTGAACGAGGCGGACGTGCTCGTCCACGTCGTCGACTTCTCCGGGACGACGGACATCGAGGGCGAGCGCACGGAGGGCCACGACCCCCGCGAGGACATCGACTTCCTCGAGGACGAACTCGACCAGTGGTACCTCGGCATCCTTGAGAAGGGCATCGAGCGCTACGAGAGCCAGCACATGGCGGAGACGGAACTGGAGACGGAGCTCGCCGAACAGCTGAGCGCGTTCCGCACGAACGCCGACGAGATCAAGCAGGTCATCCTCTCGCTGGGCCTCGAACTCGACGCCGACGAGTGGGACGCCGCCGACCGGACCGAACTCGCCCGCGAGATACGCAAGCGCACGAAGCCGATGGTCGTCGCGGCGAACAAGATGGACACCCCGGAGGCGCAGGCCAACTGGGACGAAATCACCGCGGACGACGACTACGACCACCTGGAGTTCGTCCCCGTGAGCGCACACGCCGAGAAGGCGCTCAAGCAGGCCGCCGAGGACGGCGTCGTCGACTACCGTCCCGGCGACGACGACTTCGAGATAACCGGCGACGTGAGCGACGAGCAGGCCGCGGGGCTCGAAGCCATCCGCGAGTTCGTCGCCGAGTACGGCGGCGCCGGCGTCCAGCGGGCCGTCGAGGCGGCGCTGTTCGACGCGCTCGGAGTCAACCCCGTCTTCCCGGGGTCCGCGAACGGCCTCGGTACCGCGGACGGCCGCGTGCTCCCGGACGTCTTCTTGCTCCCCGAGGGCGCGACCGCCGAGGAGTTCGCGTACGCGGTCCACTCGGACATCGGCGACGGCTTCCTGCACGCCAAGGACTGCCGCGCCAACCGGCAGATAGCGGCCGACCACGAACTCGCCCCGCGGGACGTCGTCGAGATCGTGTCCACGAACTGA
- a CDS encoding glycosyltransferase translates to MTPPTASFVVPTLNEVDYLPATLRSIRALETDVDYEVVVADGGSTDGTRPLAREHGACVVVTQSRGIAVGRNAGARAADGEWLAFVDADTAVRADYLDRMLAFVRRSGVAGASSRCRVTDCYRGKAMQAFVNHLFPLFERPVLPGFNTFVRRSAFETVGGYPTVGNEDTAFSRALGREFDTEYCPDVLVETSGRRFVEQGLAGAAAHYLSLDVQRVRAT, encoded by the coding sequence ATGACGCCGCCGACGGCGAGTTTCGTAGTCCCGACGTTGAACGAGGTCGACTACCTCCCGGCGACGCTGCGGAGCATCCGGGCGCTGGAGACGGACGTCGACTACGAGGTGGTGGTGGCCGACGGCGGCAGTACCGACGGCACCCGTCCGCTCGCCCGCGAGCACGGTGCGTGTGTCGTCGTCACCCAGTCGAGGGGCATCGCGGTCGGGCGGAACGCCGGCGCTCGCGCTGCCGACGGGGAGTGGCTGGCGTTCGTCGACGCCGACACGGCCGTGCGCGCCGACTACCTCGACCGGATGCTCGCGTTCGTCCGCCGGTCCGGCGTCGCGGGGGCGTCCTCGCGGTGTCGGGTGACGGACTGCTACCGCGGGAAGGCGATGCAGGCGTTCGTGAACCACCTGTTCCCGCTGTTCGAGCGACCCGTCCTCCCGGGGTTCAACACGTTCGTCCGGCGGTCGGCCTTCGAGACGGTCGGGGGGTACCCGACGGTCGGCAACGAGGACACGGCGTTCAGTCGGGCGCTCGGTCGGGAGTTCGACACCGAGTACTGCCCGGACGTGCTCGTGGAGACGTCCGGCCGGCGATTCGTCGAACAGGGGTTGGCTGGCGCCGCCGCCCACTACCTCTCCCTCGACGTCCAGCGCGTGCGCGCCACCTGA
- the sugE gene encoding quaternary ammonium compound efflux SMR transporter SugE yields the protein MSAWLVLFVAGLFEAMWAIGLAYTDGFTEPVPSVLTLAAMAVSVYLLAQAVQELPVGTAYAVWTGIGAVSTAILGIYLFDESTSALRVGCILLVVVGIAGLQVTASGHA from the coding sequence ATGTCCGCGTGGCTGGTGCTGTTCGTGGCGGGACTGTTCGAGGCGATGTGGGCCATCGGCCTCGCGTACACCGACGGGTTCACCGAACCCGTCCCGTCGGTGCTCACGCTCGCTGCGATGGCCGTCTCCGTCTACCTGCTCGCGCAGGCCGTCCAGGAACTCCCGGTCGGCACGGCGTACGCGGTGTGGACGGGCATCGGTGCCGTCTCGACGGCTATCCTCGGTATCTACCTCTTCGACGAGTCGACGTCCGCGCTCAGAGTCGGCTGCATCCTGCTGGTCGTCGTCGGTATCGCGGGGTTACAGGTGACCGCGAGCGGGCACGCCTGA